The sequence below is a genomic window from Longimicrobiales bacterium.
TCATGGAGGCCCAGTCGCTGAGCGGCCATCGAACTCATGCGCCGAACGGCATCCTCTAGACTGAGTGCACCGTCTTGCCTCACGTACTTGCTGATAACCCTCGGGAACGCTCCGAACGCGCGCGGGTGGGCGCTCGCCGACGTCGCCGGATTCACGGGCGAAGCGTCGGTATCGATCATCACGTACTCAGCTGCCAGCGCCTGCCACTTCTGCTCCTCGTTCATGCTCCGCGGGTTCACGCTCACGCCGCCCGCCTGCACCAGGTCGAAGAAGGCGTTCCACGGGTCTGTTCCAAGGATCTCGGCTGCCCCCGCGATGGAGCGGTTGATCACGCGCTCGTCGACCCCGCGTGAGGCTGACACGATCAGCACGTTCTCCCAGTCCATGCCCACGTGGCGGTACCAGTTCTCCCAATCGCCGGTCGTCTCAACTTCTCGTCGGAGTTCGGCACGCACCGCGGGGTCCGCGAGCGTCGCCAGAAATTCCGACGTTCCCTCTGCGTAATGCCGTGGATGCAGGAACGAACCCAGCCCGATACCGTTCCGGATGTACGGGTAGATATCCGCGGTCACGTCCATGCCCGCAGTTCTGGCCGAGTCGATCAGCGCGAGCGCCTCGACCATGAGTGGCCAGTTCTCTTCGCCCGCCGCCTTCAAATGGTAGATGTGCACCGGGACACCAGCCCCCTCACCGATCGCGATCGCCTCATGGATCGCGTCCAACACCGCATGGCTCTCGTTGCGCATGTGCGTGAAGTACATACCACCGAACTCACCCGCGACCCGTGTCAACTCGATGAGTTCCTCCGTGCTCGCATAGACTGCGGGCGGGTAGATCAGCGAGGTCGAGACACCAACCGCGCCGTCCTGCATCCCCTGGCGTACCAGCTCCTTCATCTGCTCGAGCTGCTCGGGCGTGGGCCGCACGTCGCGCTCTCCCAATACCACCCGGCGGACCTGCGTGAGACCCACGTTGTGCACGACGTTCAGGGGGATTCCGTATCCCTCCATCAGTGCGAAATACTCGGCGTAGGTACGCCACGTGAGAGTATCGCCGCCTACGACCACACCGTCACCGAAGGTCTCGTCACTCTGCGGCGCAGGCGAGCCTCCCTCCCCCGACAGGTAGGTTGTGATCCCTTG
It includes:
- a CDS encoding D-aminoacylase produces the protein MMRYYVALTVFAVAISTASCTPAREDDAGARALDVLIADARIVDGAGNPWFRGDVGIRGDRIAAVGNLDNWQATRTIDAAGRVVSPGFIDMMGQSSLVLVTDPPSAESKLRQGITTYLSGEGGSPAPQSDETFGDGVVVGGDTLTWRTYAEYFALMEGYGIPLNVVHNVGLTQVRRVVLGERDVRPTPEQLEQMKELVRQGMQDGAVGVSTSLIYPPAVYASTEELIELTRVAGEFGGMYFTHMRNESHAVLDAIHEAIAIGEGAGVPVHIYHLKAAGEENWPLMVEALALIDSARTAGMDVTADIYPYIRNGIGLGSFLHPRHYAEGTSEFLATLADPAVRAELRREVETTGDWENWYRHVGMDWENVLIVSASRGVDERVINRSIAGAAEILGTDPWNAFFDLVQAGGVSVNPRSMNEEQKWQALAAEYVMIDTDASPVNPATSASAHPRAFGAFPRVISKYVRQDGALSLEDAVRRMSSMAAQRLGLHDRGFVAPGQIADLLLFDPDAIRDVADFGDAMRYAEGIDYVFVNGVAVIDDGVLADVRPGRLLRR